One window of the Runella slithyformis DSM 19594 genome contains the following:
- a CDS encoding pyridoxal-dependent decarboxylase, with amino-acid sequence MNTLYQKEQYLWANQGDREWFNSGKRTFECTKLMMSVKIYAILKAYGQEIFAENVDTLHGLATDFVEILRNNPRFELAVAPQSNIVCFRFVGDGTPPEGYNALNAVIRQKLLDEGNFYIVQTTLREKLSLRVSLMNPLTQKEDLTALLAEIEEIAARIG; translated from the coding sequence TTGAATACTCTTTATCAAAAAGAGCAATATCTATGGGCCAATCAGGGCGATCGTGAATGGTTCAACTCAGGGAAGCGCACCTTTGAATGCACCAAACTGATGATGAGTGTGAAAATCTACGCCATTCTTAAAGCTTACGGCCAAGAAATCTTTGCCGAAAACGTAGATACACTTCATGGATTGGCAACAGATTTTGTGGAGATTCTGCGGAATAATCCGCGTTTTGAGTTGGCCGTTGCCCCGCAAAGCAACATTGTGTGTTTTCGGTTTGTGGGTGACGGCACTCCTCCGGAGGGCTATAACGCGCTCAATGCCGTCATTCGACAGAAACTATTGGACGAAGGTAACTTTTACATTGTCCAAACTACGCTGCGCGAAAAGCTGTCTCTACGGGTCTCCCTGATGAATCCGCTCACCCAAAAAGAGGACCTGACGGCGCTTTTGGCCGAAATTGAGGAGATTGCGGCACGTATCGGGTAG
- the nuoL gene encoding NADH-quinone oxidoreductase subunit L, with protein sequence MNSSLLIFIPLLPLIGFIINGIGFRHVPKSLAGIIGSAAALGAFILSILIWNGFDGQPQVVKLFDWISIGQLTIPFAFQIDQLSLLMLMVVTGVGSLIHIYSVGYMHHDEGFGKFFAFLNLFLFFMLLLVMGSNYVIMFIGWEGVGLCSYLLIGFWNKVTNYNNAARKAFIMNRIGDLGFLLGIFMIIQTFGSVEYLDVFSKAANGSFSINDTVMVTITALLFVGAMGKSAQIPLYTWLPDAMAGPTPVSALIHAATMVTAGIYMVIRSNVLYSLAPATLGVVGGIGLLTAVVAASIGLYQNDIKKVLAYSTVSQLGYMFLALGVGAYTSAMFHVMTHAFFKALLFLGAGSVIHAMSDEQDIRNMGGLRKYLPVTYWTFLIATLAISGIFPLSGFFSKDEILAHVFEHNKIMWGIGLFTSMMTAFYMFRLLFVTFFGEFRGTHDQKHHLHESPATMTVPLIILAVLSAAGGLLNIPHVLGGGESLAHFMAPLFELSKQANPELFEGHLEHSTEYILMGVSVGAAVLSIFFAYSLFMSKRVVPAADKDVTGLPKLLQNKYYVDEFYDTVFVNPMRKLSDVLYSFGEFLIDLAVNGAGRLVQFLSGRMRLLQTGETGFYVFAMVLGILVILAWNLLLK encoded by the coding sequence ATGAACTCCTCCTTACTTATTTTTATACCTCTTTTGCCGCTCATTGGCTTTATTATCAATGGGATTGGTTTTCGGCATGTTCCTAAAAGCCTGGCCGGCATTATCGGTTCAGCGGCCGCCTTGGGCGCGTTTATCCTTTCAATTCTAATCTGGAACGGTTTTGACGGCCAACCGCAGGTCGTCAAATTGTTTGACTGGATCTCCATCGGTCAGTTGACCATTCCTTTTGCCTTTCAGATAGACCAACTGTCGCTTCTGATGCTGATGGTTGTCACGGGCGTAGGTTCGTTGATCCATATCTATTCCGTAGGATACATGCATCACGACGAAGGTTTCGGCAAATTCTTTGCTTTCCTCAACCTCTTTTTGTTTTTCATGCTGTTATTGGTGATGGGCTCTAACTACGTCATCATGTTCATCGGATGGGAAGGGGTAGGGCTTTGTTCCTACCTGCTGATCGGATTCTGGAACAAAGTGACCAATTATAACAACGCCGCCCGCAAAGCCTTCATCATGAACCGCATCGGGGATCTGGGCTTCCTGTTGGGGATCTTTATGATCATTCAAACCTTCGGTTCGGTAGAATACCTCGACGTTTTCAGCAAGGCGGCCAACGGCAGCTTCAGCATCAACGATACCGTTATGGTGACCATTACAGCCCTGCTTTTTGTGGGGGCAATGGGAAAATCAGCTCAAATACCTCTCTACACATGGCTGCCTGATGCCATGGCGGGCCCGACGCCGGTGTCGGCCCTTATCCACGCCGCTACCATGGTGACGGCCGGTATCTACATGGTGATTCGTTCCAACGTGCTGTATTCACTGGCTCCGGCTACGCTCGGCGTGGTAGGCGGCATCGGGCTGTTGACGGCGGTCGTAGCCGCCTCCATCGGCTTATACCAAAATGACATCAAGAAAGTATTGGCGTACTCCACCGTCAGTCAGTTAGGATATATGTTTTTGGCGTTGGGCGTAGGCGCTTATACCTCGGCCATGTTCCACGTTATGACGCATGCCTTTTTTAAAGCACTGTTGTTTTTGGGCGCAGGAAGTGTGATTCACGCCATGTCTGACGAACAGGATATTCGTAACATGGGCGGCTTGCGCAAATACCTGCCCGTTACGTATTGGACCTTCCTGATCGCGACGTTGGCCATATCGGGAATTTTTCCGCTGTCGGGCTTTTTTTCCAAAGATGAAATTCTGGCGCATGTTTTTGAGCACAACAAGATCATGTGGGGCATCGGGTTATTTACTTCGATGATGACGGCCTTTTACATGTTCCGTCTGTTGTTTGTGACGTTCTTCGGCGAATTCCGGGGCACGCACGACCAAAAACATCATTTGCACGAATCACCCGCCACCATGACCGTTCCACTGATCATCCTGGCAGTTTTATCGGCCGCCGGCGGCTTGCTGAATATCCCGCACGTATTGGGCGGCGGAGAATCATTGGCCCATTTTATGGCACCGCTCTTTGAATTATCAAAACAGGCCAATCCGGAGTTGTTTGAAGGACATTTAGAGCATTCTACAGAATATATTCTGATGGGTGTATCGGTAGGGGCGGCGGTACTTTCTATCTTCTTTGCCTACAGTCTGTTTATGAGTAAAAGGGTGGTTCCCGCTGCGGATAAAGATGTGACGGGCTTGCCTAAGCTTTTACAAAACAAATACTACGTAGACGAATTTTACGACACCGTGTTTGTCAACCCCATGCGTAAGCTGTCGGATGTGCTGTATAGTTTTGGGGAATTCCTGATTGATTTAGCAGTGAACGGAGCGGGCCGTTTGGTACAGTTCCTGTCCGGACGGATGCGTTTATTGCAAACGGGCGAAACAGGATTTTATGTTTTTGCGATGGTCCTTGGTATCCTTGTGATCTTGGCTTGGAATCTCTTATTGAAGTAA
- a CDS encoding alpha-1,4-glucan--maltose-1-phosphate maltosyltransferase produces MMNIAEIQGRNRVIVERVSPELDGGRFFIKSVPQEIIQVEADIFCDGHDKTAAHLLYKHHSDKKWREVPMRFINNDRWGGHFMVEKEGFYSYTIEAWVDHLASWEHEITLKIRDAQHVNSELLAGATLLEKIVKKASKEDKKAIQEAIKLFRYEKRYDEAVLLAISETFAGWIASYPDRENVTRYRELQVWVDRPRAGFSSWYSMFPRSAAKEHGKHGTFLDVIDLLPRIQRMGFDVLYLPPIHPIGTQFRKGKNNNVLCHPGEPGVPYGIGSELGGHDAIHPDLGTLDDFKALVAACKAHDMEIAMDLAIQCSPDHPWAKNHPEWFKIRPDGTIQYAENPPKKYQDIYPINFETEAWPSLWEELRRIIFVWAEWGVRIIRVDNPHTKAFAFWEWVIAETKQKYPDMIFLAEAFTRPKVMQQLAKGGYTQSYTYYSWRNTKYELIEYMTELTQSEMQYYFRPNFWPNTHDINPPLLQSGHEPNFLIRYFMAATLSSNYGIFGPTYEYMVHEAFPGKEEYWNSEKYEIKYWDWEHTNKLTQVITQVNRARKENSALQHTNNITFCDINDDQLLAYLKTHANGNRILCIVNLDGYNRRAGSVKLPLQKIGKAGWEDFIVHDLLTGSKYVWKGEYNYIELDPYFLPFHLFRIEDL; encoded by the coding sequence ATGATGAATATCGCCGAAATACAGGGACGAAACCGTGTGATTGTGGAGCGTGTATCGCCCGAATTGGACGGAGGACGCTTTTTTATTAAATCGGTTCCCCAAGAAATTATTCAGGTAGAAGCGGATATCTTCTGCGATGGTCACGACAAAACGGCCGCGCATCTGCTGTACAAACATCATTCCGATAAGAAGTGGAGAGAAGTACCCATGCGGTTTATCAATAACGACCGCTGGGGCGGGCACTTTATGGTAGAAAAAGAAGGCTTTTACAGCTATACCATTGAAGCGTGGGTGGACCATTTGGCCTCTTGGGAACATGAAATAACGCTTAAGATACGGGATGCACAACACGTCAATAGTGAGCTGTTGGCAGGAGCAACCCTACTCGAAAAGATCGTAAAGAAGGCGTCTAAAGAAGATAAAAAAGCTATTCAGGAAGCGATAAAACTATTTCGTTACGAAAAACGATACGACGAAGCGGTACTGCTGGCCATCAGTGAGACCTTTGCCGGATGGATCGCTTCGTATCCTGATCGTGAAAATGTGACACGTTACCGGGAGCTGCAGGTATGGGTAGACCGCCCCCGTGCGGGTTTTTCCAGCTGGTATTCGATGTTTCCGCGCTCGGCGGCCAAAGAACACGGCAAACACGGCACCTTTCTGGATGTGATCGACCTGTTGCCGCGTATTCAGCGCATGGGTTTTGATGTGTTGTATCTGCCGCCCATTCACCCGATCGGCACGCAGTTCAGAAAAGGAAAAAACAATAATGTGCTTTGTCATCCCGGCGAACCCGGTGTGCCTTATGGCATTGGTTCCGAATTGGGCGGTCACGACGCCATTCATCCCGATTTAGGCACCTTGGACGACTTTAAAGCCTTGGTAGCCGCGTGCAAAGCCCACGACATGGAAATTGCCATGGATTTGGCCATTCAGTGTTCTCCTGACCACCCCTGGGCCAAAAATCATCCCGAGTGGTTCAAAATTCGCCCCGACGGCACCATCCAATACGCCGAGAACCCTCCTAAGAAATACCAGGATATTTATCCGATCAACTTTGAAACCGAAGCGTGGCCCAGTCTTTGGGAAGAGCTTCGACGCATCATTTTTGTGTGGGCCGAATGGGGCGTCAGAATCATCCGGGTCGACAATCCGCACACCAAAGCCTTTGCGTTCTGGGAGTGGGTCATTGCCGAAACCAAACAAAAATATCCGGACATGATCTTTTTGGCGGAGGCGTTTACCCGTCCGAAAGTGATGCAACAGCTGGCCAAGGGCGGTTACACCCAATCGTACACGTATTACTCCTGGAGAAACACCAAATACGAGCTCATAGAGTACATGACGGAACTGACCCAAAGCGAAATGCAATACTATTTCCGTCCCAACTTCTGGCCCAATACTCATGATATCAACCCGCCGTTATTGCAGAGCGGGCATGAACCTAACTTCCTGATTCGCTATTTTATGGCGGCCACGCTGTCTTCCAATTACGGAATCTTCGGTCCCACTTATGAGTACATGGTTCATGAGGCATTTCCGGGGAAGGAAGAATATTGGAATTCTGAAAAATACGAGATCAAGTACTGGGATTGGGAACACACCAATAAACTCACGCAGGTGATCACGCAGGTAAATCGCGCACGAAAAGAGAACAGCGCTTTACAGCATACCAACAACATTACTTTTTGTGACATTAACGACGATCAACTGCTGGCCTACCTCAAAACGCATGCAAACGGCAACCGCATCCTGTGCATCGTTAACTTAGACGGATATAACCGCCGCGCAGGTTCGGTTAAACTGCCACTGCAAAAGATCGGTAAAGCCGGCTGGGAAGATTTCATCGTGCATGACCTGCTCACCGGCTCAAAATACGTCTGGAAAGGGGAATACAACTACATTGAGCTTGACCCCTATTTTCTGCCCTTTCACTTGTTCCGAATCGAGGATCTATAA
- a CDS encoding helix-turn-helix domain-containing protein: MKTITEKIRLYRLERGLSQENMADSLGISTTSYGDIERGKTELSLSRFYQIAELLKVGVAALMGEEASIQRELQQLEIEKLRIENEKLRLENQYLREKLAGRMIIDLFRENTSSGPERKRIGF, encoded by the coding sequence ATGAAAACGATCACCGAAAAAATACGACTCTATCGCCTCGAACGCGGCCTTTCGCAAGAAAATATGGCCGATTCTCTGGGCATTTCCACGACTTCGTACGGAGATATTGAACGGGGAAAAACCGAACTGTCTCTTTCAAGGTTCTACCAAATTGCTGAATTACTGAAAGTAGGTGTGGCAGCGCTGATGGGTGAGGAAGCGTCCATTCAGCGGGAACTTCAACAGCTCGAAATTGAAAAACTGCGGATAGAAAATGAAAAACTCCGCCTTGAAAATCAATACCTGCGTGAAAAATTAGCAGGGAGAATGATCATTGATCTATTTCGCGAAAACACCTCTTCCGGCCCTGAACGGAAACGAATAGGATTTTAG
- a CDS encoding RNA polymerase sigma factor, giving the protein MNENLKDIQLIERILAGDASAYRALVQRHKDFAFTVAYRILNHREEAEEAAQDAFIQAFGALKEFNQTAKFTTWFYRIVFNAALGAKRRQKPTESITEVKAIDYAVTDTSHNLHKKERIKNIQQALAQLSADDVTMITLFYLQEQSLEEIAEITGISAETVKVKLHRARKRLADTLRKQLGEEVKNLY; this is encoded by the coding sequence GTGAATGAAAATCTGAAAGATATCCAACTCATTGAGCGAATTCTGGCGGGCGATGCCTCGGCCTACCGGGCTTTGGTGCAGCGCCACAAAGATTTTGCTTTTACGGTCGCTTATCGCATTCTCAATCACCGCGAAGAGGCCGAGGAAGCCGCTCAGGATGCTTTTATTCAGGCGTTTGGCGCTTTGAAAGAATTTAATCAAACGGCTAAATTTACCACTTGGTTTTACCGAATCGTTTTCAATGCCGCTTTAGGCGCTAAGCGCCGCCAAAAACCGACGGAAAGCATTACGGAAGTAAAAGCAATAGACTATGCCGTGACCGATACTTCCCACAACCTTCACAAAAAAGAACGTATCAAAAACATCCAACAGGCGCTGGCGCAACTTTCGGCCGATGATGTGACGATGATCACGTTGTTTTATTTACAGGAACAATCCCTGGAAGAAATCGCGGAGATTACGGGAATTTCGGCCGAGACCGTCAAGGTAAAGCTGCACCGCGCCCGCAAACGACTGGCCGATACGTTACGGAAGCAATTGGGAGAAGAAGTAAAAAACCTGTACTGA
- a CDS encoding class I SAM-dependent methyltransferase: protein MEAGSYDQIAREYRDSKKLDFRKCIEEYTLLQLAGDISGLHLLDLACGEGIYTRKLKKQGAATILGVDLSARMIDLAEEAESREPLGCRYLVHDVLQLQPLGEYDIVVGMYLLNYARSPQELTQFCKVVCDHLKPGGRFIGFNDNPLNDAAYYANYRKYGFVKETTEQRNEGDFVKYRMFNLDGTEFSFDNFYFSPQTYADAFAKAGLKNFRWEGPLLHPEQHHPKKYAYWEDFMKHPPLMGFSAVKA, encoded by the coding sequence ATGGAAGCCGGCTCTTACGATCAAATCGCCCGCGAATACCGCGACTCAAAGAAACTTGATTTTCGAAAATGCATCGAAGAGTATACGCTGCTGCAATTGGCCGGTGACATTTCCGGTCTGCACCTGTTGGATCTGGCCTGCGGGGAGGGAATCTACACACGTAAGCTCAAAAAGCAGGGGGCTGCCACTATTTTAGGAGTAGACCTATCGGCCCGAATGATTGATTTGGCCGAAGAGGCAGAAAGCCGGGAGCCTTTGGGGTGCCGATACCTGGTCCATGATGTGTTGCAGCTGCAACCCCTCGGCGAGTACGATATCGTGGTGGGAATGTACCTGCTAAATTATGCCCGATCGCCCCAAGAGCTGACACAGTTCTGTAAGGTCGTCTGCGACCATTTAAAGCCGGGCGGACGGTTCATTGGCTTTAATGACAATCCGCTCAACGATGCGGCGTATTATGCCAACTATAGAAAATACGGTTTTGTAAAGGAAACTACGGAGCAGCGCAACGAAGGAGATTTTGTAAAATACCGCATGTTTAACCTCGACGGTACGGAGTTTAGCTTTGACAATTTTTATTTTTCCCCTCAAACCTACGCCGATGCCTTTGCCAAGGCAGGTCTGAAGAACTTCCGATGGGAAGGGCCGCTGCTGCATCCTGAACAGCATCATCCCAAAAAATATGCGTATTGGGAAGACTTCATGAAACATCCGCCTTTGATGGGGTTTTCGGCCGTGAAAGCGTAG
- a CDS encoding DUF6249 domain-containing protein — MNPLIIPLIAIIGGSIMIIFLRYFQNVERMSMIEKGLNPFDNQSVRRSRISPDNTLRSGLLLVGAGLGLLIGALIEPYLHSDSDGIQVALIMIFGGAGLLLSYSIQMKNDKKAQ; from the coding sequence ATGAATCCCCTCATTATTCCTCTTATTGCCATCATCGGCGGCTCAATTATGATTATATTTCTTCGTTATTTTCAAAACGTTGAGCGAATGTCGATGATTGAAAAAGGCCTGAACCCATTTGATAATCAATCAGTTCGACGCAGCCGCATCAGCCCTGACAATACCCTCCGCTCCGGACTGTTGTTGGTCGGAGCGGGCCTGGGCTTGCTGATAGGTGCCCTCATAGAGCCTTACCTTCACAGCGACAGCGACGGAATTCAGGTAGCGCTTATCATGATCTTTGGCGGAGCCGGCTTGCTTCTTTCTTACAGCATTCAGATGAAAAATGATAAGAAAGCCCAATAG
- a CDS encoding complex I subunit 4 family protein: MLTLSLILIPLIAGVVSLITKNNSAKLLALAGATIELVLAIVIFTQFQPNASQQFGFSYPWIKSAGIIFAGSIDGISLLLVMLTAFLTPLIILSTFRQPYKNAATFYALILFMQSALMGVFTATDAFLFYLFFEAALIPVYFLAAVWGGENRIKVTFKFFVYTIFGSLFMLVAMVYLYYQTTGTQGHTSEISAFYKLALDAQKQGWIFWAFFIAFAIKMPVFPFHTWQPDTYTESPTPATMLLAGIMLKMGVYGVIRFILPIVPLGLQTWGTTAIVLSVIGIVYGSIIAIQQRDMKRLIAYSSFAHVGLMSAGVFSQTLSGVQGALIQMLAHGINVVGLFFIVEIIFSRTKTRNIDQLGGITQRTPNLTVYFVILMLGSVALPLTNGFVGEFLLLRGVYESNIWLGAIAGTTIILGAVYMLRLFQKSMFGNKTSFTEHFADLSFSERAVLIPLVVMVFWMGLYPNSFLKLTEPAVSNLLQMIHY; the protein is encoded by the coding sequence ATGCTTACACTTTCCCTTATACTCATTCCGTTGATTGCGGGTGTAGTTTCATTAATTACAAAGAATAACAGCGCCAAATTACTGGCCCTGGCAGGAGCTACTATTGAATTGGTGTTGGCAATTGTCATTTTTACCCAATTTCAACCCAATGCCAGTCAGCAATTCGGTTTTAGTTATCCCTGGATAAAGTCCGCAGGAATTATTTTTGCGGGGTCGATAGACGGTATCAGTCTGTTGTTGGTGATGCTCACGGCTTTTCTCACCCCGCTTATCATTTTGTCTACATTTCGTCAGCCTTATAAAAATGCCGCTACGTTTTACGCACTCATCTTATTCATGCAATCAGCGCTGATGGGCGTATTTACGGCAACGGATGCTTTCCTTTTCTACCTGTTTTTTGAAGCGGCCCTGATTCCCGTTTATTTTTTAGCGGCCGTATGGGGAGGAGAAAATCGCATCAAGGTTACCTTCAAATTTTTCGTCTACACAATCTTCGGAAGTTTGTTTATGCTGGTGGCGATGGTGTATCTATATTACCAGACCACGGGCACTCAAGGGCACACTTCCGAAATATCCGCCTTTTATAAATTGGCGCTGGATGCCCAAAAACAGGGCTGGATATTCTGGGCTTTCTTTATCGCTTTTGCCATCAAAATGCCTGTGTTTCCTTTTCACACGTGGCAACCTGATACCTATACTGAGTCGCCGACTCCCGCTACTATGCTTTTGGCCGGTATCATGCTGAAGATGGGCGTTTACGGCGTCATACGCTTCATTTTACCCATCGTGCCGTTGGGCTTACAAACCTGGGGCACCACGGCCATTGTTTTGTCGGTCATCGGAATCGTCTACGGTTCTATCATTGCCATTCAGCAGCGCGACATGAAACGCCTCATTGCATACTCATCCTTTGCACACGTAGGCTTGATGTCGGCGGGGGTATTTTCTCAGACCTTAAGCGGAGTCCAGGGGGCTTTGATTCAGATGCTCGCGCACGGTATCAACGTAGTAGGTCTGTTTTTTATCGTGGAAATCATCTTTTCCCGTACCAAAACCCGCAATATTGATCAACTCGGGGGTATCACTCAACGGACCCCCAATCTGACCGTTTACTTCGTGATTTTGATGCTCGGAAGCGTTGCCTTACCGTTAACCAACGGATTCGTGGGAGAGTTTCTGCTGTTGCGCGGAGTGTATGAGTCCAACATCTGGTTAGGAGCCATCGCAGGAACAACCATTATTTTAGGGGCGGTCTATATGCTTCGGCTGTTTCAAAAATCCATGTTTGGCAATAAAACATCCTTTACCGAGCATTTTGCCGATCTGTCTTTCAGCGAACGCGCAGTGCTGATTCCATTGGTGGTGATGGTCTTTTGGATGGGGTTGTATCCAAATTCATTCCTTAAATTGACTGAGCCTGCCGTCAGTAACCTATTACAAATGATTCATTATTAG
- a CDS encoding NADH-quinone oxidoreductase subunit N: MLPIVLLSILGLVVLFLGFQKSKNLLLPATLFILAIVLVANFLHWNDVPSLYFKNMLFENKLTMAFSGIVILSAFLIVALTRGFVDDESAQPAEYYTLMLFSLVGAVMMIGFENLIMLFVGVEILSVSMYILTGSDKKNLRSNEAALKYFLMGAFATGIMLFGMALLYGATGSFNLTAIKVYVLTSSAPSSMLYVGLLMLLIGMLFKVSAAPFHFWTPDVYDGAPTIFTTYMSTIVKTAGFAAIYRLLSGSFSGIYSFWWLTLAAITVLTLLAGNVTAVYQQSFKRMMAYSSVSHAGYLLLSLTALTNQSQSAIVFYSLAYSVATISAFGVLMVVAKETGVRSFEGAENFEAFNGLGKKNPLLAFVLTVSMLSLAGIPLTAGFWGKFFVFSNAADRGLTWILVIAILMSTVGIYYYFKAIIATYMRDGELSAIKVAPFYRLVLIATTIITLIFGLLPDLLKGLV; this comes from the coding sequence ATGCTTCCAATCGTACTTCTTTCTATACTGGGCCTTGTGGTTTTGTTTTTGGGCTTCCAAAAATCAAAAAACCTTTTGCTTCCTGCCACTCTTTTCATTTTGGCAATTGTATTAGTGGCCAATTTCCTCCATTGGAACGACGTGCCCTCTTTGTATTTTAAGAATATGCTGTTCGAAAACAAGCTGACCATGGCGTTTTCGGGCATTGTGATATTATCCGCTTTTTTGATCGTCGCGCTTACGCGCGGTTTTGTGGATGATGAATCGGCTCAACCGGCGGAATATTATACCTTGATGCTTTTTTCGTTGGTAGGGGCCGTAATGATGATCGGTTTTGAAAACCTTATCATGTTGTTTGTTGGCGTTGAGATTCTCTCCGTTTCGATGTATATTCTGACCGGAAGCGACAAAAAGAACCTCCGCTCCAACGAAGCTGCCCTCAAGTATTTTTTAATGGGAGCATTTGCCACGGGAATTATGCTGTTTGGTATGGCCTTGTTGTACGGTGCTACCGGCTCTTTCAATCTTACCGCAATAAAGGTCTATGTACTTACCAGCAGTGCTCCATCTTCTATGCTATATGTTGGCTTGTTAATGCTGTTGATCGGAATGTTATTTAAAGTATCTGCCGCACCCTTTCACTTCTGGACGCCCGATGTATACGATGGCGCTCCCACAATTTTTACGACCTACATGTCGACCATCGTAAAAACGGCCGGTTTTGCCGCTATTTATCGTTTGCTGTCGGGTTCTTTTTCAGGAATTTACAGTTTTTGGTGGCTTACCCTCGCTGCCATTACAGTATTAACCCTACTGGCAGGAAATGTGACGGCAGTATATCAGCAAAGTTTCAAACGGATGATGGCCTATTCAAGCGTCTCGCACGCAGGGTATTTACTATTGAGCTTAACGGCGCTTACCAATCAGTCGCAAAGTGCCATCGTATTTTATTCACTGGCCTATTCTGTAGCAACAATCAGCGCCTTTGGTGTACTGATGGTCGTCGCCAAAGAAACCGGCGTTCGTTCGTTTGAAGGGGCAGAAAATTTTGAGGCATTCAACGGCTTGGGCAAGAAAAATCCGCTATTGGCTTTTGTACTGACGGTATCCATGCTGTCATTGGCAGGAATTCCGCTTACAGCGGGCTTTTGGGGAAAATTCTTTGTATTTTCCAACGCCGCCGATCGCGGTCTGACCTGGATCTTGGTCATTGCCATTTTAATGTCTACCGTCGGAATTTATTATTACTTCAAAGCCATTATTGCCACTTACATGCGCGATGGTGAATTAAGTGCCATTAAAGTGGCTCCTTTCTACCGATTGGTCCTGATCGCTACCACAATCATTACCCTCATTTTCGGTTTGCTCCCTGATTTATTAAAAGGATTGGTTTAA
- the nuoK gene encoding NADH-quinone oxidoreductase subunit NuoK, translating into MFPLATPSIPDVVQSIPLQNYVLLATTLFIIGIVGVLTRRNALIIFMSIELMLNAVNLLLIAFSTYKSDPVGQVFVFFIMAVAAAEVAVGLAIIVMIYRNTRTIDIGFLNKLKW; encoded by the coding sequence ATGTTCCCACTAGCTACCCCGTCAATTCCCGACGTTGTTCAATCCATTCCTTTACAAAACTACGTTCTGTTAGCCACGACGTTGTTTATCATTGGCATTGTGGGGGTATTGACCCGACGCAATGCGCTTATTATTTTCATGAGTATTGAATTGATGCTCAATGCCGTCAACCTGTTACTTATTGCTTTTTCTACGTACAAATCTGATCCTGTCGGTCAGGTTTTTGTATTTTTTATCATGGCAGTAGCCGCGGCCGAAGTAGCCGTAGGTTTGGCCATTATTGTAATGATTTATCGTAATACGCGTACTATTGATATTGGATTTTTGAACAAGTTGAAGTGGTAA